A genomic region of Ewingella sp. CoE-038-23 contains the following coding sequences:
- a CDS encoding flagellar basal body rod protein FlgF, giving the protein MDHAIYTAMGAASQTLNQQSVTASNLANASTPGFRAQLMALRAVPVDGPSLETRTLVTASTPGADMTQGQLNYTGRPLDVALQQDGFLAVQMPDGSEAYTRNGDLQVSPTNQLTIQGNPVMGDNGPIEVPPNAQLTISADGTISVLEAGADPNTMGQLAQLKLVKANGSEVTRGDDGMFRLTPATAQARGNTLQADPTIHVMPGTLEGSNVKPVETMVDMIANARRFEMQMKVIHSVDENEQRANQLLSMT; this is encoded by the coding sequence ATGGATCACGCTATCTACACCGCGATGGGTGCTGCCAGCCAGACGCTGAACCAGCAGTCGGTCACCGCGAGTAATCTGGCCAATGCCTCAACGCCGGGTTTTCGTGCCCAACTGATGGCGCTGCGCGCGGTGCCGGTCGATGGGCCAAGCCTTGAGACACGTACTTTGGTGACGGCTTCAACGCCGGGTGCCGACATGACTCAGGGCCAGCTGAACTACACCGGTCGCCCGCTCGACGTCGCGTTACAGCAGGACGGCTTTTTGGCGGTGCAGATGCCTGATGGTTCTGAAGCCTATACCCGAAACGGGGATCTTCAGGTTTCGCCGACCAATCAGTTAACCATTCAGGGGAACCCAGTGATGGGTGACAACGGCCCGATTGAAGTGCCGCCGAATGCGCAACTGACCATCTCGGCCGACGGCACCATTTCGGTGCTCGAGGCGGGTGCGGACCCTAACACCATGGGCCAGCTGGCTCAGTTAAAACTGGTGAAAGCCAACGGCAGTGAAGTGACCCGTGGCGATGACGGCATGTTCCGTCTCACGCCGGCCACTGCCCAGGCTCGGGGCAATACCCTGCAGGCCGACCCGACCATCCACGTGATGCCGGGAACGCTGGAAGGCAGCAACGTCAAACCGGTGGAAACCATGGTTGACATGATTGCCAACGCCCGTCGCTTTGAAATGCAAATGAAGGTCATCCACAGCGTGGATGAAAACGAACAACGCGCCAACCAACTGCTGTCGATGACCTAA
- the flgG gene encoding flagellar basal-body rod protein FlgG has translation MIPSLYIAKTGLDAQQTNMDVIANNLANVSTNGFKRQRAVFEDLLYQTIRQPGAQSSEQTNLPSGLQIGTGVRPVATERIHAQGNLSQTDNSKDIAIKGQGFFQVQLPDGTSAYTRDGSFQVDQNGQLVTSSGYQVIPAITIPANALKITVGRDGIVSVTVQGQAAAQQVGQLTLSTFINDSGLESTGENLYQETQSSGAPTESTPGLNGAGLLYQGYVETSNVNVAEELVNMIQTQRAYEINSKAVSTSDQMLQKLTQL, from the coding sequence ATGATCCCATCGCTATATATCGCGAAAACTGGCCTTGACGCGCAGCAGACCAACATGGACGTCATCGCCAACAACCTGGCGAACGTCAGCACCAACGGGTTCAAACGCCAGCGCGCGGTGTTTGAAGATTTGCTGTACCAGACAATCCGCCAGCCGGGTGCCCAGTCTTCCGAGCAGACCAATCTGCCGTCAGGCTTGCAGATCGGTACCGGTGTTCGCCCGGTCGCTACTGAGCGTATCCATGCGCAGGGCAACCTGTCGCAGACGGATAACAGTAAAGATATCGCCATCAAAGGGCAGGGTTTCTTCCAGGTGCAGCTGCCTGACGGGACCTCAGCCTATACCCGTGACGGCTCTTTCCAAGTTGACCAAAACGGTCAGCTGGTGACCTCCAGTGGTTATCAGGTTATCCCGGCTATCACCATCCCTGCTAACGCCCTGAAAATCACCGTCGGCCGTGACGGCATTGTCAGCGTGACCGTGCAGGGGCAGGCGGCAGCGCAGCAGGTTGGGCAACTGACGCTCAGCACTTTCATCAATGACTCAGGCTTAGAGTCCACCGGTGAAAACTTGTATCAGGAAACCCAAAGTTCTGGCGCGCCAACGGAAAGCACGCCGGGCCTGAACGGCGCAGGCCTGCTGTACCAAGGCTATGTTGAAACCTCAAACGTAAACGTGGCGGAGGAGCTGGTCAACATGATCCAGACCCAGCGCGCGTATGAGATCAACAGTAAAGCAGTATCAACATCCGACCAGATGTTGCAGAAGTTAACTCAGCTTTAA
- a CDS encoding flagellar basal body L-ring protein FlgH — protein sequence MKLTSVNSAHFHRHGVLALPLLVTLLLNGCAYMPHKPLVEGATTAQPAPAAPPVPNGSIFQSVQPMNYGYQPLFEDRRPRNVGDTLTLVLQENVSASKSSSANASRNGSSKFGVATAPRYLEGLLGNARADMDISGDNTFGGKGGAAANNTFSGTLTVTVSEVLANGNLRVVGEKQIEINQGTEFIRFSGVVNPRTISGSNSVVSTQVADARIEYVGNGYINEAQNMGWLQRFFLNVSPY from the coding sequence ATGAAATTAACGTCGGTAAACAGTGCACATTTTCACCGACATGGCGTGTTGGCTCTGCCGCTATTAGTGACCTTATTGCTCAACGGGTGCGCGTACATGCCGCATAAACCCTTGGTCGAAGGCGCCACCACGGCTCAACCTGCTCCTGCGGCACCACCGGTTCCGAACGGTTCGATTTTCCAATCCGTTCAGCCGATGAACTATGGCTATCAGCCCCTGTTTGAAGACCGTCGACCGCGTAACGTCGGCGATACCTTGACGCTTGTACTGCAAGAAAACGTCAGTGCCAGCAAAAGCTCCTCCGCCAACGCCAGCCGTAATGGCTCAAGCAAGTTTGGCGTGGCGACCGCGCCGCGTTATCTGGAAGGCCTGCTCGGCAATGCCCGCGCCGATATGGATATCTCCGGCGATAACACCTTCGGCGGCAAAGGCGGCGCGGCGGCGAACAACACCTTCAGCGGCACCTTGACCGTGACGGTCAGCGAAGTGCTGGCCAACGGCAACCTGCGCGTGGTTGGCGAGAAGCAAATTGAAATTAACCAGGGTACCGAGTTTATCCGCTTCTCCGGCGTGGTGAACCCGCGCACCATCAGTGGCTCCAACAGCGTGGTGTCCACGCAGGTGGCGGATGCCCGAATCGAATATGTGGGTAACGGCTACATCAATGAAGCGCAGAACATGGGCTGGTTGCAGCGGTTCTTCCTAAATGTATCGCCGTACTAA
- a CDS encoding flagellar basal body P-ring protein FlgI, with protein MRKLISGLLCITLCAAAALPASAQRIRDLATIQGVRDNALIGYGLVVGLDGTGDQTTQTPFTTQTLTNMLSQLGITVPPGTNMQLKNVAAVMVTAKMPPFARSGQAIDVVVSSMGNAKSIRGGTLLMTPMKGVDNQVYALAQGNVLVGGAGASAGGSSVTVNQLSGGRITGGATIERELPSTFGTEGVINLQLNDEDFNLAQQVTDAINRQGSMGTATALDARNIQVMVPRGNSSQVRILAQIQNVEVTVGPMDAKVIINSRTGSVVMNRDVTLDSCAVAQGNLSVVVDRQNDVSQPNTPFGGGQTVVTPNTNISVRQSGGALQQVQSSASLNNVVRTLNALGATPIDLMSILQAMKTAGCLRADLEII; from the coding sequence ATGCGAAAACTAATTTCCGGCTTACTCTGTATTACGCTCTGCGCGGCGGCCGCGCTGCCGGCTTCGGCGCAAAGAATTCGCGATCTGGCGACCATTCAGGGCGTGCGTGATAACGCCCTGATCGGCTACGGCTTGGTGGTTGGCCTCGACGGCACTGGTGACCAGACCACCCAAACGCCATTTACCACCCAGACGCTGACTAACATGCTTTCCCAGTTGGGGATCACCGTGCCACCCGGCACTAACATGCAGCTGAAAAACGTGGCGGCGGTCATGGTTACCGCCAAGATGCCGCCGTTCGCTCGCAGCGGACAGGCCATCGACGTGGTGGTGTCCTCCATGGGTAATGCCAAAAGTATTCGCGGCGGCACCCTGCTGATGACCCCCATGAAAGGGGTAGACAACCAAGTTTACGCGCTGGCACAGGGTAACGTGCTGGTGGGCGGCGCCGGAGCCTCGGCGGGCGGCAGCAGCGTGACGGTTAACCAGCTCTCCGGCGGCCGTATTACCGGCGGGGCGACCATTGAACGCGAACTTCCAAGCACCTTCGGCACCGAAGGGGTGATCAATCTTCAACTCAATGATGAAGATTTCAACCTGGCTCAACAGGTGACCGACGCCATTAACCGTCAGGGCAGCATGGGCACGGCGACCGCGCTGGATGCCCGTAACATTCAGGTGATGGTGCCACGCGGCAACAGCTCGCAGGTGCGCATTTTGGCGCAGATCCAGAACGTGGAAGTGACCGTCGGCCCGATGGATGCCAAGGTGATCATCAACTCCCGTACTGGCTCGGTAGTGATGAACCGCGACGTGACGCTGGACTCTTGCGCCGTGGCGCAGGGTAACTTGTCCGTGGTAGTCGACAGACAAAACGACGTTTCCCAACCAAACACGCCATTTGGCGGCGGCCAAACCGTGGTGACGCCAAACACCAATATTTCCGTGCGCCAGTCGGGCGGGGCCTTGCAGCAAGTGCAGTCGAGCGCCAGCCTCAACAATGTGGTGCGCACGTTGAATGCGCTGGGTGCGACGCCGATTGACCTGATGTCTATCCTGCAAGCCATGAAAACCGCAGGTTGCCTGCGCGCTGATTTGGAAATCATCTAA
- the flgJ gene encoding flagellar assembly peptidoglycan hydrolase FlgJ — MSDLMSMSGAAYDAQSLNKLKVAAKNDPQGQVREVAKQFEGVFVQMMLKSMRSALPQDGLLSSDQTRLYTSMYDQQIAQDMSAKGLGMADMMVKQLTGGNPEPSEKAGTVPMALDNEVLSTMPLQAMEQMIRKAIPNAPDRTLGGAPLPQDSGQFVSRLSIPAQVASQESGISHQLIMAQAALESGWGQREIPTSDGKQSYNLFGIKAGGNWTGPTTQITTTEYTNGVAKKVQASFRVYGSYVEAISDYVKLLTNNPRYAHVAAANTPEQAAHALQAAGYATDPNYAAKLVNVIQKIKGAGAQAVKAYSTDLSKIF, encoded by the coding sequence ATGAGCGATCTTATGTCGATGTCCGGCGCTGCGTATGACGCGCAGTCGCTTAATAAACTGAAAGTGGCGGCCAAGAACGATCCACAAGGGCAGGTGAGGGAAGTGGCGAAGCAGTTCGAAGGCGTTTTCGTGCAGATGATGCTGAAAAGCATGCGTTCCGCACTGCCGCAGGACGGCCTGCTGAGCAGCGACCAAACCCGGCTTTATACATCGATGTACGATCAGCAAATTGCGCAGGACATGTCGGCTAAAGGGCTGGGTATGGCCGATATGATGGTGAAACAGCTCACCGGCGGTAATCCCGAGCCCTCCGAGAAGGCGGGTACGGTGCCAATGGCGCTGGACAACGAAGTACTGAGCACCATGCCACTTCAGGCAATGGAGCAGATGATCCGCAAAGCCATCCCGAACGCGCCGGACCGCACTTTGGGCGGCGCACCGTTGCCGCAGGACAGCGGCCAGTTTGTGTCGCGCCTGAGCATTCCGGCGCAGGTCGCCAGTCAGGAAAGTGGCATTTCGCACCAGCTGATTATGGCGCAGGCCGCGCTGGAATCCGGCTGGGGCCAGCGCGAAATTCCCACTAGCGACGGCAAGCAGAGCTATAACCTGTTTGGTATTAAGGCGGGCGGCAACTGGACCGGGCCAACCACGCAAATCACCACCACCGAATACACCAACGGCGTGGCGAAGAAGGTGCAGGCCAGCTTCCGCGTCTATGGCTCCTATGTCGAAGCCATCAGCGATTACGTGAAATTGCTGACCAACAACCCGCGCTATGCCCACGTGGCGGCCGCCAACACGCCGGAACAGGCGGCCCACGCGCTGCAAGCAGCCGGTTATGCCACCGATCCTAACTACGCCGCTAAGCTGGTGAATGTTATCCAGAAAATCAAAGGGGCCGGCGCGCAGGCGGTCAAAGCCTACAGCACGGATCTCAGCAAAATTTTCTGA
- the flgK gene encoding flagellar hook-associated protein FlgK, with product MSSNGLINTAMSGLNAAQAALSTVSNNIANVSVAGYNRQTAIIVQSNGNSTAAGYIGNGVNVSSINREYNAFVSNQLLGASTINSALGTQYAQASQIDNLLSNSTTNLSSTMQNFFKSLQTLTSNAGDSASRQAVLGQAQGMAAQFNSAAKYLADMNTGINQQITDNVNQINNYASQIAKLNQQITATRGSTGQEPNALLDQRDEMVSKLNDIAGVTVTQQDGDAYNVSFANGVPLVQGSDTRTVVATPSSADPSKLTVGMTQPDGSVTQVSESRITTGALGGVLAFRKDNLEPAINQLGQLALSIGSSFNGVNKAGFDVSGNAGTNFFNFSNPSTISNTKNTGTANMTVTYADATAVKASDYVMSYEGGKWTATRTSDGAKITPTQSTDANNVTTMTFDGIKIDVTGTPAEKDSITVKTVSNAASSLNVALTDGSQIAAASKTDSGASDNTNAQKLLDLQTAKLVEGKSTLTGAYASLVSSVGNQVASLKTNTTAQTNIVTNLQQQQQSISGVNTDEEYGDLQRYQQYYLANAQVIKTASTIFDAIINL from the coding sequence ATGTCCTCAAATGGCTTAATTAATACCGCAATGAGCGGACTGAATGCGGCTCAGGCTGCACTGAGCACGGTGAGTAACAACATCGCCAACGTCAGCGTGGCGGGCTACAACCGCCAGACCGCGATCATTGTTCAGAGCAACGGCAATAGCACGGCGGCGGGTTACATCGGCAACGGCGTTAACGTCAGCAGCATCAACCGTGAATATAACGCCTTTGTTTCCAACCAGTTACTAGGCGCCAGCACCATCAATAGCGCGCTGGGCACCCAGTACGCTCAGGCGAGCCAGATTGATAATCTGCTGTCGAACAGCACCACCAACTTATCGAGCACCATGCAGAACTTCTTCAAAAGTCTGCAAACCCTGACCAGCAACGCCGGTGACAGCGCGTCACGTCAGGCCGTTTTGGGGCAAGCGCAGGGGATGGCGGCACAGTTCAACAGCGCGGCAAAATACCTCGCTGATATGAATACCGGTATTAACCAGCAAATCACCGATAATGTGAACCAAATCAATAACTATGCTTCACAAATCGCCAAGCTGAACCAGCAGATCACCGCCACGCGCGGCAGCACCGGGCAGGAGCCAAACGCGCTGCTGGACCAACGCGATGAGATGGTCAGCAAACTGAATGATATCGCCGGTGTAACCGTGACTCAGCAAGACGGCGACGCCTATAACGTCTCCTTCGCCAACGGCGTGCCTTTAGTGCAGGGCAGCGATACCCGTACCGTAGTGGCAACGCCGTCCAGCGCTGATCCGAGCAAACTGACTGTGGGTATGACTCAGCCAGATGGCAGCGTGACCCAGGTTAGCGAAAGCCGCATCACCACGGGTGCCTTGGGTGGCGTGCTGGCCTTCCGTAAAGACAACCTTGAGCCAGCCATAAACCAGCTGGGCCAGTTGGCGCTCTCCATTGGCAGCAGCTTCAACGGCGTGAACAAAGCTGGTTTTGATGTATCCGGTAACGCTGGGACGAACTTCTTCAACTTCAGCAATCCGTCGACCATTTCGAACACCAAAAACACCGGCACGGCTAACATGACGGTGACCTACGCCGACGCAACCGCAGTGAAAGCCAGCGATTATGTGATGTCCTACGAAGGTGGCAAGTGGACGGCAACGCGCACTTCCGATGGGGCAAAAATCACCCCGACGCAGAGCACCGATGCCAATAACGTCACTACCATGACCTTCGACGGCATCAAGATTGATGTCACCGGCACCCCGGCTGAAAAAGACAGCATCACGGTGAAAACGGTAAGCAATGCCGCGAGCAGCCTGAATGTGGCATTGACCGACGGTTCGCAAATTGCCGCCGCCAGTAAAACAGATTCCGGCGCCAGCGATAACACCAACGCGCAGAAACTGTTGGATTTGCAAACCGCCAAGCTGGTGGAAGGTAAATCAACCCTGACCGGCGCATATGCCAGCCTGGTGAGCAGCGTGGGTAATCAGGTTGCCAGTTTGAAAACCAACACCACGGCGCAAACCAACATCGTCACCAACTTGCAGCAGCAACAGCAGTCGATCTCGGGCGTTAACACCGACGAAGAATACGGCGATTTGCAGCGTTATCAGCAATATTATCTGGCTAACGCGCAAGTGATTAAGACGGCATCAACCATTTTCGATGCGATCATTAACCTGTAA
- the flgL gene encoding flagellar hook-associated protein FlgL has translation MRLSTNMIYQQNMNSVSNAQSLWQDTGVQLSTGNRVNKPSDDPLAASQAIMVQQAQAQNDQYAIARTFANQNMSQEENILNNVTTAIQSAQSLIVNAGDGALSDDDRASLATKLQGIKDQIVNMANSTDGNGRYIFGGYKSDKPPYSVDATTGAVTYSGGDEAISQQVDASRTMTISHTGTQVFNTLTSNPVKEPDGTASQTDIFKTIDGAIAALKTPKANFASPSDYTAAIDKSNRGLSNSLNNVLSVRSQLGTQLDELDKLDSMGDDTKLINGDKLNALVGTDWTAAISQYSLQQVALQASYKTFTSMQGLSLFQMNS, from the coding sequence ATGCGCCTTAGTACTAACATGATTTACCAGCAGAATATGAACAGCGTCTCGAATGCTCAGTCGCTGTGGCAGGATACCGGTGTGCAGCTCTCTACCGGCAATCGGGTGAACAAGCCGTCGGATGACCCGCTGGCCGCCTCGCAGGCGATTATGGTTCAACAGGCGCAGGCGCAGAACGATCAATACGCCATCGCGCGTACCTTCGCGAACCAGAATATGAGTCAGGAAGAGAACATCCTGAACAACGTCACCACCGCGATTCAGAGCGCGCAGAGCCTGATCGTTAACGCCGGTGATGGTGCGTTGAGTGATGATGACCGCGCGTCATTGGCGACCAAGTTGCAGGGTATTAAAGACCAAATCGTCAATATGGCGAACAGCACAGACGGTAACGGGCGCTATATCTTTGGCGGTTACAAAAGTGATAAGCCGCCGTACAGCGTGGATGCAACGACGGGGGCGGTGACCTATAGCGGCGGGGATGAAGCGATTTCCCAGCAGGTTGATGCCAGCCGTACCATGACCATCAGCCACACCGGTACGCAGGTATTTAACACGCTGACGTCTAACCCAGTGAAAGAGCCGGACGGCACGGCAAGCCAGACCGATATCTTCAAAACCATCGACGGCGCTATCGCCGCGTTGAAAACGCCAAAAGCTAATTTCGCTAGCCCTTCTGATTACACGGCAGCCATCGACAAAAGCAACCGCGGCCTGTCGAACTCGCTGAACAACGTGCTGTCCGTGCGCTCTCAGTTGGGTACCCAGCTGGACGAGTTGGATAAGCTGGATTCGATGGGCGACGACACCAAGCTGATTAACGGCGATAAGCTTAACGCGCTGGTCGGCACCGACTGGACGGCGGCTATTTCGCAATACAGCTTGCAGCAAGTCGCACTACAGGCGTCGTACAAAACCTTTACCAGCATGCAAGGGCTGTCGCTGTTCCAAATGAATTCTTAA
- a CDS encoding CidB/LrgB family autolysis modulator: MIDILWSLPLTLLVFFATRKLAIKLKLPLLNPLLMSMVVIIPLLLVTNIPYARYFAGSKILNDLLQPAVVALAFPLYEQLHQIRARWKSIISVCFIGSMVAMTSGTAIALWMGATPELAASILPKSVTTPIAMATAHSINGIPAISAVCVIFVGILGAVFGHSILNVLKITTKTSRGLAMGTASHALGTARAAEVDFQEGAFSSLALVICGIMTSLIAPFLFPVLLAMFG, from the coding sequence ATGATCGACATTCTCTGGTCGTTACCTTTAACGCTGCTGGTATTTTTCGCCACCCGCAAGCTGGCTATCAAGCTGAAACTTCCGCTGTTGAATCCGTTGCTGATGTCGATGGTGGTGATCATCCCACTACTGTTAGTGACCAACATTCCCTACGCCCGTTATTTTGCTGGCAGTAAGATTCTGAATGACCTGCTACAACCGGCGGTGGTGGCGCTGGCTTTCCCGCTGTATGAGCAGTTGCACCAGATACGCGCCCGCTGGAAGTCGATCATCAGCGTCTGTTTTATTGGCAGTATGGTGGCGATGACCAGCGGCACGGCGATAGCCTTATGGATGGGCGCGACGCCTGAGTTGGCCGCCTCAATATTACCAAAATCAGTGACCACGCCGATTGCCATGGCAACGGCTCACTCGATCAACGGCATCCCGGCGATTAGCGCAGTCTGCGTGATTTTCGTGGGTATTCTTGGCGCGGTGTTTGGTCACAGTATTTTGAATGTCCTGAAAATCACCACCAAAACCTCACGCGGTTTAGCCATGGGTACCGCCTCCCACGCCCTAGGCACGGCCCGCGCCGCAGAAGTTGATTTTCAAGAAGGTGCCTTTAGCTCGCTGGCACTGGTGATATGCGGGATCATGACGTCACTTATTGCACCTTTCCTGTTTCCGGTGCTGCTGGCAATGTTTGGGTAA
- a CDS encoding CidA/LrgA family protein, translated as MRDVLTLLLQYIRSFILIYACLYAGIGISSLLPISIPGSIIGMLILFCLLSTQVLPYRWVKPGCNVLIRYMALLFVPIGVGVMTYYDMLRAQFGPLVVSCLVSTLVVLVITAYCSHFIHREKPLDNDAEEKS; from the coding sequence ATGCGCGACGTATTAACTTTGCTTTTACAATATATAAGGTCATTTATTTTGATCTATGCCTGCTTATACGCTGGCATCGGAATTTCATCACTGCTGCCAATCAGCATTCCCGGCAGCATTATCGGCATGCTGATCCTTTTCTGCCTGCTTTCGACGCAAGTTTTGCCTTATCGCTGGGTGAAGCCGGGCTGTAATGTGCTCATTCGCTACATGGCCCTGCTCTTCGTACCCATCGGTGTCGGGGTGATGACCTATTACGATATGCTGCGCGCCCAGTTCGGCCCTCTGGTGGTTTCTTGTCTGGTCAGCACTTTAGTCGTACTGGTGATCACGGCTTACTGCTCGCACTTTATTCATCGTGAAAAGCCGCTGGATAATGACGCGGAGGAGAAATCATGA
- the xylB gene encoding xylulokinase, translated as MYLGIDLGTSGVKAILLNEQGQVVATHTEPLPLSRPHPLWSEQDPADWWTATDNSLLALGADHNLATVKALGLTGQMHGATLLDQQGQVLRPAILWNDGRSAKQCQALEKAVPNSREITGNIMMPGFTAPKLAWVKQFEPDIFSRIDKVLLPKDYLRWRMTGVFASDMSDAAGTMWLNVAKRDWSDEILAACGLSRKKMPRLFEGSQITGELSAELAQRWGIPRVPVVAGGGDNAAGAVGVGLYRAGQAMLSLGTSGVYFAVSEGFLSNPQQAVHSFCHALPNKWHLMSVMLSAASCLDWAVKLTGMDSVASLLKLVEESTPAQSPVWFLPYLSGERTPHNNPNATGTLFGLTHEHGPADIGRAVLEGVGFALAEGMDALHATGLKPDSITLIGGGARSAYWRQMLADISGQTLEYRTGGDVGPALGAARLAQLAMNPNKSMEELLPELPLEQTHRPDGAKQQCYLERRKIFHQLYQSLLPLMK; from the coding sequence ATGTATCTCGGTATCGATCTTGGCACGTCGGGTGTCAAAGCCATCTTACTTAATGAACAAGGTCAGGTCGTGGCTACGCACACGGAACCTCTCCCCCTTTCCCGCCCTCACCCTTTGTGGTCGGAGCAAGATCCCGCCGACTGGTGGACAGCCACCGATAACTCTCTTCTCGCGTTGGGGGCTGATCATAACCTTGCCACAGTTAAGGCCCTTGGGCTGACGGGGCAAATGCACGGCGCCACGCTGTTAGATCAGCAGGGGCAAGTGCTGCGTCCGGCCATTTTGTGGAACGACGGGCGTAGCGCCAAGCAGTGTCAGGCGCTTGAAAAGGCAGTGCCCAACTCGCGGGAAATCACGGGCAATATTATGATGCCGGGCTTTACCGCGCCGAAGTTGGCATGGGTTAAGCAATTCGAACCTGATATTTTCAGCCGCATCGACAAAGTGCTGCTGCCGAAAGACTATCTGCGTTGGCGCATGACCGGCGTTTTTGCCAGTGATATGTCAGATGCCGCAGGCACGATGTGGTTGAACGTCGCCAAACGAGACTGGAGCGACGAGATACTCGCCGCCTGTGGCCTTTCGCGCAAGAAAATGCCACGACTGTTTGAAGGCAGTCAGATCACAGGCGAGCTGAGTGCCGAACTGGCTCAGCGTTGGGGTATCCCACGCGTGCCGGTGGTCGCAGGCGGAGGAGATAACGCAGCCGGTGCGGTGGGCGTTGGCCTCTATCGGGCAGGCCAGGCGATGCTGTCACTCGGCACATCGGGCGTCTATTTTGCAGTTAGCGAAGGCTTCCTCAGTAATCCGCAGCAGGCGGTGCACAGTTTCTGTCACGCCTTGCCCAATAAATGGCATCTGATGTCGGTAATGCTGAGCGCCGCTTCTTGTCTGGACTGGGCGGTAAAACTAACGGGGATGGACTCGGTAGCCAGTCTGCTTAAGCTGGTTGAAGAATCGACGCCGGCCCAAAGCCCCGTCTGGTTCTTGCCCTATCTTTCTGGCGAGCGCACGCCGCACAATAATCCGAACGCTACCGGAACCCTGTTTGGCTTAACACATGAACACGGCCCGGCCGATATTGGTCGGGCCGTATTAGAAGGCGTAGGATTCGCCCTCGCAGAAGGTATGGATGCCCTTCACGCCACGGGTCTGAAACCTGATTCCATTACTCTTATAGGCGGTGGGGCACGCAGCGCCTATTGGCGGCAAATGCTGGCGGATATCAGCGGGCAGACGCTGGAGTATCGAACCGGCGGCGATGTTGGACCAGCCCTTGGTGCAGCGCGTTTGGCGCAGTTGGCGATGAACCCGAATAAGTCGATGGAAGAGCTGCTACCCGAGTTACCATTGGAACAAACGCATCGCCCTGACGGTGCAAAGCAGCAGTGCTATCTTGAACGACGAAAAATCTTCCACCAGCTTTATCAAAGCCTGCTGCCCTTAATGAAATGA